A portion of the Stigmatella aurantiaca DW4/3-1 genome contains these proteins:
- a CDS encoding helix-turn-helix transcriptional regulator produces the protein MKNHQNAVSREQVLLDVMAALTSSLDLAEVFSESHKILSRVLAADFGGLCVSRPGEPDQYDWPMVHEMPQVFFDRYPEISDECFVSFAVIQRPNTVLRDSEMLSRQAMRNSAMYAHCREMNMPVERVMSVLLDVGLDWHGGFTLYRESRRPFSDQERAFLQRLTPILARTVRNCRLMGDAVQQGAIMDRLFHQAGFESIVLSPPATELMRTPRSTELLHRWFKGAPCGRLGLPVVLLDTLERLSRSERLVLSEQDVLVFRRPERSLKVTFLRLPAQLGRRPWALLLQEVSHAVPAPREWRKRLTPREMEVVERVLKGWDNRTISEDMGGSMNTMKTHLKRIFVKLAVPSRAKLILLAQELNAEAAG, from the coding sequence GTGAAAAATCATCAGAACGCCGTATCGCGCGAGCAAGTGCTCTTGGATGTGATGGCCGCATTGACCAGCTCGCTTGACCTGGCGGAAGTCTTCTCGGAATCCCACAAAATCCTGTCCCGGGTGCTGGCTGCGGACTTTGGAGGGCTCTGCGTGTCCAGGCCCGGCGAGCCCGACCAATACGATTGGCCGATGGTGCATGAGATGCCCCAGGTCTTCTTTGATCGCTACCCGGAGATTTCGGACGAGTGCTTCGTGAGCTTCGCGGTGATTCAGCGGCCCAATACCGTGCTGCGGGACTCCGAGATGCTGTCGCGCCAGGCGATGAGGAACAGCGCGATGTATGCGCACTGCCGGGAGATGAATATGCCGGTGGAGCGCGTGATGTCCGTGCTTCTGGACGTGGGACTCGACTGGCACGGTGGCTTCACGTTGTACCGGGAGAGCCGGCGGCCTTTCTCGGATCAGGAGCGGGCTTTCCTGCAGCGCCTGACGCCCATCCTGGCAAGAACGGTCCGCAACTGCCGCTTGATGGGAGACGCCGTTCAGCAGGGAGCCATCATGGACAGGCTCTTCCACCAGGCTGGGTTCGAGAGCATCGTGCTGAGCCCGCCCGCCACCGAGCTGATGCGCACGCCCCGTTCCACCGAGTTGCTCCACCGGTGGTTCAAAGGGGCTCCCTGTGGCCGCTTGGGCCTGCCCGTGGTGCTCCTGGACACGCTGGAACGGCTCAGCCGCTCAGAGCGGCTGGTGCTCTCCGAGCAGGACGTCCTGGTGTTCCGGCGGCCGGAGCGAAGCTTGAAGGTGACTTTCCTCCGGTTGCCCGCCCAGCTCGGGAGAAGGCCGTGGGCGCTGTTGCTGCAGGAGGTGTCTCACGCGGTGCCGGCTCCGAGGGAGTGGCGCAAGCGGCTCACCCCGCGCGAGATGGAAGTGGTGGAGCGGGTGTTGAAGGGTTGGGACAACCGGACCATCTCGGAGGACATGGGGGGCTCGATGAACACGATGAAGACGCACCTGAAGCGGATCTTCGTCAAGCTGGCCGTGCCCAGCCGTGCCAAGCTGATTCTCCTGGCGCAGGAGCTGAACGCCGAGGCAGCGGGCTGA
- a CDS encoding PAN domain-containing protein — protein sequence MPDGDAPRCKAFTYVKAGVQNNDRVLCYLKDGTPAPVLNANVDSGPTLANPSVGLYSGLVETHVDRPDQDYRSFDLSQAQPELCREACRNESHVCKAYTYLRPGGGNPLPRCFLKSGIPAPVASPRSDSGINVGP from the coding sequence ATGCCTGACGGTGATGCGCCCCGGTGCAAGGCTTTTACCTACGTCAAGGCCGGTGTGCAGAACAATGACCGGGTGCTGTGCTACCTCAAGGACGGGACTCCCGCTCCGGTGCTCAACGCCAACGTGGACTCCGGCCCCACGCTGGCCAACCCCAGCGTGGGGCTCTACAGCGGGCTGGTGGAGACCCATGTGGATCGGCCCGATCAGGACTACAGGAGCTTCGACCTGTCCCAAGCACAGCCCGAGCTGTGCCGGGAGGCATGCCGCAATGAGTCGCACGTCTGCAAGGCGTACACGTACCTCAGACCCGGTGGTGGCAATCCCCTGCCTCGGTGTTTCCTCAAGAGCGGCATCCCGGCGCCCGTGGCCAGCCCCCGGTCCGACTCTGGCATCAACGTCGGGCCATAA
- a CDS encoding glutathione S-transferase family protein, producing the protein MKARRSSLKENKAPEFLKINPAGKLPALVDGAARVFENAAICLYVADKYPQAKLAPKVDAPERGRYLSLLVYSTSQLEPSMADHMTGTKTLPQRGWTSYSEALDAMERELGDGPYLFGDWFTAADVMIGSMFSYQRMLGGKTGRPKLEAYVDRLAARPKGLKVG; encoded by the coding sequence GTGAAAGCCCGACGTTCGTCCCTTAAGGAGAACAAGGCGCCGGAGTTCCTGAAGATCAACCCAGCCGGCAAGCTGCCCGCGCTGGTGGACGGAGCGGCGCGCGTGTTCGAGAACGCGGCCATCTGTCTGTACGTGGCGGACAAGTATCCCCAGGCGAAACTCGCGCCGAAGGTGGATGCGCCGGAGCGCGGGCGGTACCTGTCGCTGCTGGTGTATTCGACGTCTCAACTCGAACCGTCGATGGCCGACCACATGACGGGGACCAAGACGCTGCCGCAGCGCGGGTGGACGTCGTACTCGGAGGCCCTGGACGCCATGGAGCGTGAGCTGGGCGATGGGCCCTACCTGTTCGGCGATTGGTTCACCGCGGCCGACGTGATGATCGGCTCGATGTTCAGCTACCAGCGCATGCTCGGGGGCAAGACGGGCCGTCCCAAGCTGGAGGCCTATGTGGACCGGCTGGCGGCCCGTCCCAAGGGCTTGAAGGTGGGGTGA
- a CDS encoding class I adenylate-forming enzyme family protein, with the protein MTTPHAPSTPPGEHRPESPCSILEVFLEHARKTPDRLALSFEAKRYTYGELARHVTALAQALLRRHLKPGERVALYLENSPAFVIAYLGVQYAHGIVVLVNTQYRQVELDHILTDSETRVCVTGAAGATELTPLLGGLPALEWLITAEPLTASPPPSLTVLSLDTLLAEPVEERPMSVPGGSDIAVLGYTSGTTGRSKGAMLRQSHLLSNIRAVTQAWRWTEQDRLLLALPLFHTHGLMVGLHGTLYMGASVDLRRRFVASETLETLRDDPAITLFFGVPTMYGRLLEESRRTGVRPRPLRLMVSGSAPLSAQLFHEIEAEFGQRILERYGMTETIMNTTNPYEGERRPGTVGMPFPGQEARVVDVRTRKPVPDGEPGEIEVRGPHVFAGYWRREQATEEAFDKEGGWFRTGDLGLRDADGYFHITGRARELIISGGFNIYPREVEEVLATHPGVGEVAVLGLPDPDFGEQVVAVVVPAAGQPVPGVQALVDWCKDRLASFKKPRRVEFVDALPRNALGKVQKHVLRERLLPR; encoded by the coding sequence ATGACGACCCCTCATGCGCCCTCGACGCCTCCGGGCGAGCACCGCCCAGAGAGTCCATGCAGCATCCTCGAGGTCTTCCTGGAGCACGCCCGGAAGACCCCCGATCGGCTGGCCCTGAGCTTCGAGGCGAAGCGTTACACCTATGGCGAGCTCGCCCGTCACGTCACCGCCTTGGCTCAGGCGCTTCTTCGCCGTCACTTGAAGCCGGGTGAGCGCGTCGCGCTCTATCTGGAGAACAGCCCGGCGTTCGTCATCGCCTACCTGGGCGTGCAGTACGCCCACGGCATCGTGGTGCTCGTCAACACGCAGTACCGGCAGGTGGAGCTGGACCACATCCTCACCGACTCCGAGACCCGCGTTTGCGTCACCGGGGCCGCTGGCGCCACGGAGCTGACTCCCCTGTTGGGGGGGCTCCCCGCCCTGGAGTGGCTCATCACCGCGGAGCCGCTGACTGCTTCGCCCCCACCGTCTCTGACCGTCCTCTCCTTGGACACACTCCTCGCCGAGCCGGTGGAGGAGCGCCCCATGTCCGTGCCAGGGGGCAGCGACATTGCCGTGCTGGGCTACACCTCGGGCACCACCGGGCGCTCCAAGGGAGCCATGTTGCGGCAGAGCCACCTGCTCTCCAACATCCGGGCTGTCACCCAGGCCTGGCGGTGGACAGAGCAAGACCGGCTGCTGCTCGCCCTGCCGTTGTTCCATACCCACGGGCTCATGGTGGGCCTGCACGGCACCCTCTACATGGGCGCCAGCGTGGATCTGCGCCGCCGCTTCGTGGCCTCGGAGACGCTGGAGACGCTGCGCGATGATCCAGCCATCACGCTGTTCTTCGGTGTGCCCACCATGTACGGGCGGCTGCTGGAGGAGTCCCGGCGCACCGGCGTCCGGCCCCGTCCCCTGCGGTTGATGGTCTCTGGCTCCGCGCCGCTCAGCGCCCAACTCTTCCACGAGATCGAAGCCGAGTTCGGGCAGCGAATCCTCGAGCGCTATGGGATGACCGAGACGATCATGAACACCACCAACCCCTATGAGGGCGAGCGGCGTCCTGGCACGGTGGGCATGCCCTTCCCCGGCCAGGAGGCGCGAGTGGTGGACGTACGCACCCGCAAGCCCGTGCCGGATGGGGAGCCTGGCGAGATCGAAGTTCGCGGCCCTCACGTCTTTGCTGGCTACTGGAGGCGAGAACAGGCCACGGAGGAGGCCTTCGACAAGGAGGGGGGATGGTTCCGGACAGGTGATCTGGGACTTCGGGATGCGGACGGCTACTTCCACATCACCGGCCGTGCCCGCGAGCTGATCATCAGCGGGGGGTTCAACATCTATCCTCGCGAGGTAGAGGAGGTGCTCGCCACGCATCCAGGCGTGGGCGAGGTGGCGGTGCTGGGGCTTCCGGATCCGGACTTCGGCGAGCAGGTGGTCGCCGTGGTGGTTCCCGCCGCCGGACAGCCCGTGCCCGGCGTGCAGGCGCTGGTGGACTGGTGCAAGGACCGTCTGGCCAGCTTCAAGAAGCCCCGTCGCGTGGAGTTCGTTGACGCGCTGCCGCGCAACGCCCTGGGCAAGGTTCAGAAACATGTTCTCCGGGAACGGTTGCTCCCCCGCTGA
- a CDS encoding RNA polymerase sigma factor — translation MHLEMRHGHSAGASPDAGLETLRRDLDKALASVCPPSLADRRDDLLQVAMMRVVELRKRDPGHAALSSAYLYRVAYTALIDELRRVNARKEVALEEGEQAPVQPVAPGDPERSAGAAQIARAVRDCLQGLMQDRRLAVTLHLQGHTLHEAAELLGWESKRTENLIYRGLSALRACLSTKGVTP, via the coding sequence ATGCACTTGGAGATGCGACACGGCCACTCCGCGGGGGCTTCGCCGGACGCCGGGCTCGAAACGCTGCGGCGCGACCTGGACAAGGCCCTCGCCAGCGTCTGCCCTCCGTCCCTCGCGGACCGGCGGGACGACTTGTTGCAGGTGGCGATGATGCGGGTGGTGGAGCTGCGCAAGCGGGACCCGGGACACGCGGCGCTCTCGTCCGCGTACCTGTACCGGGTGGCGTACACAGCGCTCATCGATGAGCTGCGCCGGGTGAACGCACGCAAGGAGGTGGCGCTGGAGGAGGGGGAGCAGGCGCCCGTGCAGCCCGTGGCACCGGGAGATCCGGAGCGGTCGGCCGGCGCCGCGCAGATTGCCCGGGCCGTGCGCGACTGCCTCCAGGGGCTCATGCAGGACCGCCGCCTCGCCGTGACGCTGCACCTGCAGGGCCACACCCTCCACGAGGCTGCGGAACTGCTGGGCTGGGAGAGCAAGCGCACCGAAAACCTCATCTACCGTGGACTCAGCGCCCTGCGCGCCTGTCTCTCCACGAAAGGAGTCACGCCGTGA
- a CDS encoding CHAT domain-containing tetratricopeptide repeat protein yields the protein MCFFREAQAPARREEARRRLRGLLASYPDRPWLMLVLGHLEMLSEPRLAEASYRSAALAFRRLEDAEGEVMAGINLRNVLGVLGRTEEAHTWVQRVGEVARASGNAQLQVRALILEAAELSDLGQDLGRAYRLLKRAEALAFPGGSDGVKKQLLTPLASVSANLGRFDEALDAYARLAELARSTHDVGTEARVRFAFANLALRRGEERPELGGRPELLRLAREALAAAKNAGSKAFEAQSLRLVAELLGDSPEERSEAEGHLERCLDLARDAGLPERRIACLWTRAERLAGVDAAAAERDADAALALAAEHDNPRYLASAWRARSMVAFRTKPLPEALRQAERALDAVEVLRQLQKDASSQAELFSGWANDYHRLAGRTLEAGETSALPSREALERAFAVSERLRARTLFEALVASRALVSAEDTPERQESRAGVLRDLSATQRRLLEKELSASERTRLLGELQELERREHELRPTPRHAEVRFASLAQTERGLGPGEALLVFLVGAVQDLQGVPAGGAWVLAVTREGTRAYRLPERARLRPAVALLSGLIERRDGSEAGAATALYAQLLAPALRELPPGVSRLLFVPDGPLHDLAFAALRERADGPPLIARYELALVPSASLLHHWRQRAVRPPGGEALVLADPDRGAAATAVASARGGVFGEMANLGSLPEARREGHTVEDSLEDTVVRPRLLVGAAASEQALKASRLEDVRILHVAAHAVVDVDAPERSALVLAPGAEQEDGLLQPREITGLGLGDALVVLSSCQGASGTLLAGEGVLSLARAFFEARARAVVASLWPLRDAEAAWLLERYYRHLASGQGVSQALRSAQREAWEDGQPAAAWAGLGVMGDAALVPVPSNEAKAARPGGTALGLMLGGGALGLYALTGWWRRARKGPRADTTRGAG from the coding sequence ATGTGTTTCTTTCGCGAGGCCCAGGCCCCGGCGCGGCGCGAGGAGGCTCGGCGCAGGCTGCGGGGCCTCCTCGCGAGTTATCCGGATCGCCCGTGGCTCATGCTCGTCCTGGGGCACCTGGAGATGCTCTCCGAGCCGCGCCTGGCGGAGGCGTCCTACCGGAGCGCGGCCCTCGCGTTCCGGCGATTGGAGGACGCGGAGGGCGAGGTGATGGCCGGCATCAACCTGCGCAACGTGCTGGGGGTGCTGGGCAGGACGGAGGAAGCGCACACGTGGGTCCAGCGGGTGGGAGAGGTGGCCCGCGCCTCCGGCAACGCTCAGCTCCAGGTGCGCGCGCTCATCTTGGAAGCCGCCGAACTCTCCGATCTGGGGCAGGACCTGGGACGTGCCTATCGCCTGCTCAAGCGCGCGGAGGCGCTCGCCTTCCCGGGAGGCAGCGACGGCGTGAAGAAGCAACTGCTGACCCCCCTGGCGTCCGTGAGCGCGAACCTGGGACGCTTCGACGAGGCGCTGGATGCCTATGCGCGGCTCGCGGAACTCGCACGGAGCACCCACGACGTGGGCACCGAGGCCCGCGTGCGCTTCGCCTTCGCGAACCTCGCGCTGAGGCGCGGCGAGGAGCGTCCCGAACTGGGGGGCAGGCCGGAGCTGTTGCGCCTCGCGAGGGAGGCGCTCGCGGCGGCGAAGAACGCGGGGAGCAAGGCCTTCGAGGCCCAATCCCTGCGCCTCGTGGCGGAGCTGCTGGGGGACAGCCCAGAGGAGCGGAGCGAGGCGGAAGGACACCTGGAGCGCTGTCTGGACCTGGCCCGGGACGCGGGGCTGCCCGAGCGGCGCATCGCCTGTCTGTGGACGCGCGCGGAACGGCTCGCGGGCGTGGATGCCGCCGCCGCCGAGCGTGACGCGGATGCGGCCCTGGCCCTGGCCGCCGAGCACGACAACCCGCGCTATCTCGCCTCCGCGTGGAGGGCACGCTCGATGGTGGCCTTTCGCACGAAGCCCCTGCCGGAGGCCCTTCGACAGGCGGAGCGGGCCCTGGACGCGGTGGAGGTCCTGCGCCAGTTGCAGAAGGACGCCTCCAGCCAGGCGGAGTTGTTTTCCGGCTGGGCCAATGACTATCACCGGCTCGCTGGCCGCACGCTGGAGGCGGGTGAGACGTCCGCCCTGCCGTCCCGCGAGGCACTGGAGCGTGCCTTCGCGGTGAGCGAGCGGCTGCGCGCGCGGACGTTGTTCGAAGCGCTCGTGGCTTCCCGGGCGCTTGTTTCCGCAGAGGACACACCGGAGCGCCAGGAGTCGCGGGCCGGCGTGCTGCGCGACCTGTCCGCCACCCAGCGGCGGCTGCTGGAGAAGGAGCTGTCCGCGTCCGAGCGCACGCGCCTGCTGGGCGAACTCCAGGAGCTGGAGCGACGGGAGCACGAGCTGCGGCCGACACCCCGTCACGCCGAGGTTCGGTTCGCCTCATTGGCCCAGACCGAGCGGGGCCTGGGACCCGGGGAGGCGCTGCTCGTCTTCCTCGTGGGCGCGGTTCAGGACCTCCAGGGCGTGCCAGCGGGGGGCGCGTGGGTGCTGGCCGTGACCCGCGAGGGCACGCGCGCGTACCGCCTCCCCGAACGTGCACGGCTGCGTCCCGCGGTGGCGCTCCTGTCGGGCCTCATCGAGCGGCGGGACGGTTCGGAGGCCGGGGCCGCCACCGCGCTGTACGCGCAACTGCTCGCCCCCGCCCTGCGGGAGCTTCCCCCGGGCGTGTCCCGCCTGCTGTTCGTGCCGGATGGGCCGCTGCACGACCTGGCCTTCGCCGCGCTGCGGGAGCGGGCGGATGGGCCGCCATTGATCGCCCGGTACGAACTCGCGCTGGTGCCTTCCGCCAGCTTGCTGCACCACTGGAGGCAGCGGGCCGTCCGCCCCCCGGGAGGAGAAGCCCTGGTTCTGGCGGATCCCGACCGCGGGGCCGCAGCGACGGCGGTGGCCAGTGCGCGAGGCGGCGTGTTTGGGGAGATGGCGAACCTGGGCTCGCTCCCCGAAGCAAGGCGCGAAGGGCACACCGTGGAGGACTCCCTGGAGGACACGGTCGTGAGGCCCCGGCTGCTGGTGGGTGCTGCCGCATCCGAGCAGGCCCTCAAGGCGTCCCGGTTGGAGGATGTGCGCATCCTCCATGTGGCCGCTCACGCCGTCGTCGACGTCGACGCCCCCGAGCGTTCCGCGCTGGTGTTGGCTCCAGGCGCGGAGCAGGAGGACGGCCTGCTTCAGCCCCGGGAAATCACGGGGCTGGGGCTGGGGGATGCGCTGGTGGTGCTCTCCAGTTGCCAGGGCGCGTCCGGCACGCTGCTGGCGGGAGAAGGGGTGCTGAGCCTCGCGAGGGCCTTCTTCGAAGCGAGGGCCCGCGCGGTGGTGGCGAGCCTGTGGCCCCTGCGCGACGCCGAAGCCGCGTGGCTCCTGGAGCGCTATTACAGACATTTGGCCTCCGGGCAGGGGGTGTCCCAGGCCTTGCGTTCCGCCCAGCGCGAGGCCTGGGAGGACGGTCAGCCCGCGGCTGCCTGGGCGGGGCTCGGGGTGATGGGGGACGCGGCGCTGGTCCCCGTTCCTTCAAACGAAGCGAAGGCCGCGCGGCCAGGGGGCACCGCGCTCGGCCTGATGCTGGGGGGGGGAGCCTTGGGCCTCTACGCCCTGACGGGGTGGTGGCGCCGTGCGCGCAAGGGCCCGCGAGCCGATACGACGCGTGGGGCTGGGTGA
- a CDS encoding M23 family metallopeptidase: MSSRLRSAVRLTAVAVATVSVSASAQTYAFPGSSADLPEGSHWWISSDHSGTENRDLSAVRFDATERRFTRVKIPFADYAVNPKNSDWVIYGLPVTAIADGEVLTCWRNAPEGLKPAVHGGDDVPHPGRTANPPIIPRSGNHLNIRTNDGKIILYAHLQPGSIPESLCPFNNTYVADAEDRVGDLPREVMVPATQRAFVKRGQFIGRVGSSGASSNPHLHVHLQPMTSETTMGNSLPLPFSQAWQKDGAVNYDSSLDFVPLRSEALNQFPSAIHPDPLLRRGSITGDAAMEVALASSGDTVVSATRDISGRLVMGSWRLAGDGTFTKLSGITTPDASTYVSIANPGLGRDVVTAARAADGKLKLIAWRVSATGLFSRQAEAGGDVVSSQMALAPIPGGSLGVVSAVRDSAGRLKVSTWETSSSLDTITRRGNGFGEEATHVSLAPVAFGRVAGDTGYFKGVVTAVRTPAGKLSVTAWEIGSTGLVYKRGNDVGGDVADVAISNLTIGNNVRDVVVVSARLPTGVLRNISFDITDAGELVRRDDEDASGVLDVQAARVVGQHLVTPVRDSGGNLRVFTWDVDANSQVHRTGQELAGDILDGMAITSTYVGARFVITGVRLTSGGDVRLIAWDANLP; this comes from the coding sequence ATGTCTTCCCGTCTTCGTTCCGCCGTCCGGCTTACCGCCGTGGCCGTCGCCACCGTCAGCGTCAGTGCTTCCGCCCAGACCTACGCCTTTCCCGGCAGCAGCGCGGACCTTCCGGAGGGCAGTCACTGGTGGATCTCCAGCGACCACTCTGGCACTGAGAACCGCGACCTCAGTGCCGTGCGCTTCGACGCCACCGAGCGCCGGTTCACCCGCGTGAAGATTCCCTTCGCGGACTACGCCGTGAACCCCAAGAACTCCGATTGGGTCATCTACGGACTGCCCGTCACCGCCATCGCGGACGGCGAGGTGCTGACCTGTTGGCGCAATGCCCCCGAGGGACTCAAGCCGGCCGTGCACGGAGGGGACGACGTGCCTCACCCGGGCCGCACCGCGAATCCGCCCATTATCCCGCGTTCGGGCAACCACCTGAACATCCGCACGAACGACGGGAAGATCATCCTCTACGCGCACCTGCAGCCGGGCAGCATCCCGGAGTCGCTGTGCCCCTTCAACAACACCTACGTGGCGGACGCGGAGGACCGTGTGGGCGACCTGCCCCGCGAGGTGATGGTGCCCGCCACGCAGCGGGCCTTCGTGAAGCGGGGACAGTTCATCGGCCGCGTGGGCAGCTCCGGCGCTTCGTCGAACCCGCACCTGCACGTGCACCTGCAACCGATGACCAGCGAGACGACGATGGGCAATTCCCTCCCGCTCCCCTTCTCGCAGGCCTGGCAGAAGGACGGGGCGGTCAACTACGACTCGTCGCTCGATTTCGTTCCGCTGCGCTCCGAAGCGCTGAACCAGTTCCCCTCCGCCATCCACCCCGACCCCCTGCTGCGCCGGGGCTCCATCACCGGTGACGCGGCGATGGAGGTTGCGCTGGCGTCCTCGGGCGACACGGTGGTAAGCGCCACGCGCGACATCTCCGGCCGGCTCGTGATGGGCTCCTGGCGGCTCGCCGGGGACGGTACCTTCACGAAGCTCTCCGGCATCACCACCCCGGACGCTTCCACCTACGTGTCGATCGCGAACCCCGGCCTGGGTCGCGACGTGGTGACGGCCGCGCGGGCCGCCGACGGCAAGCTCAAGCTCATCGCGTGGCGCGTATCAGCCACCGGCCTCTTCTCCCGGCAGGCGGAGGCGGGCGGTGACGTGGTGTCCAGCCAGATGGCGCTTGCGCCCATTCCGGGCGGAAGCCTGGGCGTGGTGAGCGCCGTCCGGGATTCCGCGGGCCGCTTGAAGGTCAGCACCTGGGAGACCTCGTCCAGCCTGGACACGATCACCCGGCGGGGCAACGGCTTCGGCGAGGAAGCCACCCATGTCTCGCTCGCGCCCGTCGCCTTCGGCCGCGTCGCGGGGGACACGGGCTATTTCAAGGGCGTCGTCACCGCGGTGCGTACCCCGGCGGGCAAGCTGAGCGTCACGGCCTGGGAAATCGGCTCCACGGGCCTCGTCTACAAGCGCGGCAACGACGTGGGCGGCGACGTGGCGGACGTGGCCATCAGCAACCTCACCATCGGCAACAACGTGCGGGACGTGGTGGTCGTCAGCGCCCGGCTGCCCACGGGTGTGTTGCGCAACATCTCCTTCGACATCACCGACGCGGGCGAACTCGTGCGCCGTGACGACGAGGACGCCAGCGGCGTGCTGGACGTGCAGGCGGCGCGGGTGGTGGGCCAACACCTGGTGACGCCGGTGCGCGACTCGGGGGGCAACCTGCGCGTGTTCACGTGGGACGTGGACGCGAACAGCCAGGTGCACCGTACTGGACAGGAACTCGCGGGTGACATCCTGGACGGCATGGCCATCACCTCCACCTACGTGGGCGCCCGCTTCGTCATCACCGGCGTGCGTCTGACCTCGGGCGGTGACGTGCGGTTGATCGCCTGGGACGCCAACCTGCCCTGA